A portion of the Acidisarcina polymorpha genome contains these proteins:
- a CDS encoding fumarate hydratase has protein sequence MTAIRQEDFIQSVADALQYISYYHPVDYITNLAKAYDREESRAAKDAIGQILINSRMCAEGHRPICQDTGIVTVFLKIGMDVRWDDATMTVEDMVNAGVRMAYLHPDNKLRASILADPAGKRKNTGDNTPAVVSISLVTGTKVDVTVAAKGGGSEAKSKFAMLNPSDSIIDWVLKTVPTMGAGWCPPGMLGIGIGGTAEKAMLMAKEALMDPIDITEVIARGPSTFLEEMRVELYRKVNELGIGAQGLGGLTTVLDVKIRDYPTHAANLPVAMIPNCAATRHAHFVLDGSGPVALDPPSLEDWPTLVQDVSTARRVDLDTISRADVGDWKPGEVLLLNGKLLTGRDAAHKRMTDMLRRGEKLPVDFTNRFIYYVGPVDPVREEVVGPAGPTTATRMDQFTRQMLEETALLGMIGKAERGPAAIEAIRDHKAVYLMAVGGAAYLVSKAIKASRVLAFEDLGMEAIYEFEVKDMPVTVAVDSKGTSVHQTGPREWQARIAGIPILN, from the coding sequence ATGACGGCAATACGACAGGAAGACTTCATCCAGAGCGTGGCCGACGCCCTCCAATACATTTCTTATTACCACCCGGTGGATTACATAACGAATCTCGCGAAGGCCTATGATCGCGAAGAATCTCGCGCGGCCAAGGACGCCATCGGGCAGATCCTGATCAATTCGCGGATGTGCGCGGAGGGCCACCGACCCATCTGCCAGGACACCGGCATAGTCACCGTCTTCCTGAAGATCGGCATGGATGTGCGCTGGGACGATGCGACCATGACCGTCGAGGACATGGTGAACGCGGGGGTCCGAATGGCATATCTTCATCCGGACAACAAATTGCGCGCTTCGATCCTCGCCGATCCCGCAGGCAAGCGCAAAAACACCGGGGACAATACTCCCGCCGTAGTTTCCATCTCGCTGGTCACTGGCACCAAAGTCGACGTAACCGTCGCCGCTAAAGGGGGCGGCTCGGAGGCGAAATCGAAGTTCGCCATGCTCAACCCCTCCGATTCGATTATCGATTGGGTGCTGAAGACCGTGCCAACCATGGGTGCGGGTTGGTGTCCGCCGGGCATGTTGGGCATCGGCATTGGCGGCACCGCGGAAAAAGCGATGTTGATGGCGAAGGAAGCCCTCATGGATCCGATCGACATCACCGAAGTGATCGCCCGCGGACCGTCGACTTTCCTCGAAGAAATGCGAGTTGAGCTTTATCGCAAGGTGAATGAACTCGGGATTGGCGCCCAGGGCTTGGGCGGATTGACAACCGTTCTCGACGTCAAGATACGAGATTATCCTACCCACGCCGCGAACCTGCCTGTGGCGATGATCCCCAACTGCGCGGCCACCCGGCATGCTCATTTTGTACTCGACGGCTCCGGGCCGGTAGCGCTCGATCCGCCCTCCCTAGAGGATTGGCCAACCCTCGTCCAGGACGTCTCCACTGCCCGGCGGGTTGATCTCGATACCATCTCGCGAGCAGACGTCGGCGACTGGAAGCCCGGCGAGGTCCTGCTTCTCAACGGCAAACTACTCACCGGCCGGGACGCCGCTCATAAGCGCATGACCGACATGCTTCGCCGGGGCGAAAAGCTTCCCGTCGACTTTACGAACCGCTTCATTTATTACGTCGGCCCTGTAGATCCGGTGCGCGAGGAGGTCGTCGGGCCTGCCGGGCCAACCACCGCCACCCGTATGGATCAATTCACTCGCCAGATGCTCGAAGAGACCGCCCTGCTGGGCATGATCGGCAAGGCTGAGCGTGGGCCAGCGGCCATCGAAGCTATCCGCGACCACAAGGCTGTCTACTTGATGGCTGTCGGGGGAGCGGCCTATTTGGTCTCGAAAGCCATCAAGGCTTCCCGGGTACTCGCCTTCGAAGACCTGGGCATGGAGGCCATCTACGAATTCGAGGTGAAAGACATGCCGGTGACCGTCGCCGTCGACTCGAAAGGGACCTCCGTTCACCAGACCGGCCCCAGGGAATGGCAAGCCAGGATAGCCGGCATTCCTATCCTCAATTAG
- a CDS encoding YpdA family putative bacillithiol disulfide reductase — protein MSNAADLDGLQAHGLRAEEGLYDVLVVGAGPTGLACAIEAQRAGFRTISVDKGCLCNSLFHYPSNMTFFTTPELLEIGNIPFSTTNQKPNRNEALEYYRKVAEHYQLEIRQYHRVESVSGKDGDFQVHLVDRFGRRSALRSRKLIVSTGYYDLANPLGAPGEELPKVFHYYHDPHPYYDLDVLVIGGKNSAAIAALDLWRHGARVTLVHRGPAIQPHVKYWILPDIENRIKNGEVTAYFHTTVARIDLDAVTLATPDGELTIPNQYVFAMTGYHPDFDFLGSLGVQIEAKDRQPVFNPHSLESNVPGIYLAGVIVAGDRTYEIFIENGRFHGHQIAEDLKAKRGKLVTA, from the coding sequence ATGAGTAATGCGGCGGATCTGGACGGTTTGCAAGCCCATGGTCTTCGAGCGGAAGAAGGACTTTACGATGTGCTGGTCGTTGGCGCCGGACCGACCGGCTTGGCCTGCGCCATCGAAGCACAGCGCGCGGGTTTCCGGACCATATCGGTGGACAAGGGCTGCCTTTGCAATTCGCTCTTTCACTATCCATCGAACATGACATTCTTCACGACGCCAGAGTTGCTGGAGATTGGCAACATCCCCTTCTCGACCACCAATCAAAAACCGAACCGCAATGAGGCGCTAGAGTACTACCGTAAAGTCGCAGAACACTACCAGCTTGAGATTCGCCAGTATCACCGGGTGGAGAGCGTCTCCGGCAAGGATGGAGACTTTCAGGTTCATCTCGTCGACCGCTTCGGACGCCGCAGCGCTTTACGCTCGCGAAAACTGATCGTCTCAACTGGCTACTATGACCTTGCCAATCCTCTCGGCGCCCCGGGTGAGGAGCTGCCAAAGGTCTTTCATTACTATCATGATCCGCACCCCTACTACGATCTTGACGTGCTGGTGATCGGGGGCAAAAACTCAGCCGCGATTGCCGCGCTGGACCTATGGCGGCACGGCGCGCGGGTCACTCTGGTTCATCGCGGGCCGGCGATCCAACCTCACGTCAAGTACTGGATCCTGCCGGATATTGAGAACCGAATCAAGAACGGGGAAGTAACCGCATATTTCCATACCACGGTGGCGCGCATCGATCTCGATGCGGTGACGCTAGCTACCCCCGATGGAGAACTGACGATCCCCAATCAGTACGTTTTCGCAATGACGGGATATCATCCCGATTTCGACTTCCTGGGCTCGCTCGGGGTGCAGATTGAAGCCAAGGACCGTCAGCCGGTTTTCAATCCCCATAGCCTGGAGAGCAACGTGCCTGGCATTTATTTGGCGGGCGTTATCGTTGCCGGAGATCGAACTTACGAGATTTTCATCGAGAATGGCCGTTTCCATGGCCATCAGATTGCTGAAGACCTGAAAGCCAAACGCGGGAAACTAGTCACGGCATGA
- a CDS encoding sensor histidine kinase yields MIVGLLIFEVLLVAVFAFFIVREHQRELSTRERRRLEYQSTMLALLAQDAINENRVDLLQKTISAMMRAPSISAVQVTDLDGKTILSSDPTLNGKSRLTESEKRYLGVSNVVSILDVGGHLEAVSPVVIDGKPQALSWIYPNEDSRRTEMNSQLEFTLAFAAVGALGCILLAEYLARSVTRPLSRLLTATRRIIRDPVDTSTIEPDVSASSEVADLTLAFNLMVAAIEEQRAGLNDTLGLLDSMLAHAPIGIAFFDSHSRFIRMNQFFADMNELSVGKHIGRNVREIFPGPPGQILESGIQQVLSTAEPARDLEITAGIKAEDGRFSTWLVNLYPVRTATHGVRWVGAVIVDTTAIKRSEDALRRTEKLAAVGRLSASIAHEINNPLEAITNLLYLLSGIEGLDARLASYLELAQHEVARMSEIVQQTLRFHRQSTKQTVTNIGEILESVLSLYRGKVMGQQVVIERKYQKGVELLCFAGEMRQLFANLIGNALDAMPRQRGHLLLRVRYSRSPKDPSVRGVRVVVADTGYGMTSAVQRRIFEPFFTTKEATGTGLGLWVSAEIVQKHGGWVRVRSRTSQDSVKSGTVFVVFLPLQDQTAPTSGEEEATVSVS; encoded by the coding sequence TTGATTGTCGGACTTCTGATCTTTGAAGTGCTGCTAGTGGCGGTTTTCGCCTTCTTCATCGTCCGCGAACACCAAAGAGAGCTAAGCACCCGGGAACGTCGCCGGCTGGAATATCAATCCACGATGCTGGCCCTGCTGGCGCAGGATGCGATCAACGAGAATCGCGTCGATCTGCTGCAAAAGACCATCTCCGCAATGATGCGGGCGCCGAGCATCAGCGCCGTGCAGGTCACGGACCTGGACGGGAAAACCATCCTCAGCAGCGATCCCACGCTCAATGGCAAATCCCGGCTGACCGAGAGCGAGAAGCGATACTTGGGGGTTTCGAACGTTGTTTCGATCCTCGACGTAGGAGGCCACTTGGAGGCGGTCTCACCCGTTGTCATCGATGGCAAACCTCAGGCCCTAAGCTGGATTTATCCCAATGAGGATTCCCGGCGAACGGAAATGAACTCCCAGCTCGAGTTCACATTGGCCTTCGCTGCAGTGGGCGCACTCGGGTGCATTTTGCTTGCCGAGTATCTGGCCCGATCCGTCACTCGGCCACTGTCGCGGCTGCTCACTGCGACGCGGCGGATCATCCGCGATCCGGTGGATACCTCGACCATTGAGCCCGATGTTTCCGCATCGAGCGAAGTGGCCGACCTGACGCTCGCGTTCAATCTCATGGTCGCCGCCATCGAGGAGCAGCGCGCCGGTCTCAACGACACGCTCGGGCTGCTCGATTCCATGCTTGCGCATGCGCCGATCGGTATCGCGTTTTTCGACAGCCACAGCCGGTTTATCCGCATGAATCAGTTCTTTGCGGATATGAATGAGCTCTCGGTGGGAAAGCACATCGGACGCAATGTGCGCGAGATATTCCCCGGACCACCCGGACAGATTCTGGAAAGTGGCATTCAACAGGTCCTGAGTACCGCCGAGCCGGCCCGGGACCTTGAAATTACCGCCGGCATCAAGGCGGAGGATGGTCGATTTTCCACCTGGCTGGTGAACCTCTATCCGGTGAGAACGGCAACCCACGGGGTGCGCTGGGTGGGAGCTGTGATCGTCGACACCACCGCCATCAAGCGCTCCGAAGACGCCCTGCGGCGAACCGAAAAGCTCGCCGCCGTGGGGCGGCTTTCCGCTTCGATCGCTCATGAAATCAATAACCCTTTGGAAGCTATTACCAACCTGCTCTATCTGCTGAGCGGGATCGAGGGACTCGACGCACGGCTGGCTTCTTATCTCGAACTGGCGCAACACGAAGTCGCGCGGATGTCGGAGATCGTGCAGCAGACCTTGCGCTTCCATCGCCAGTCGACCAAACAGACGGTGACCAATATTGGTGAAATTCTCGAGTCGGTTCTTTCGCTCTACCGCGGGAAGGTGATGGGTCAGCAGGTGGTGATCGAGCGAAAGTACCAGAAGGGCGTGGAGCTCCTGTGCTTTGCGGGAGAGATGCGGCAGTTATTTGCGAATCTGATCGGGAACGCGCTCGACGCAATGCCCCGGCAGCGAGGACACTTGCTATTGAGGGTCCGGTATTCCCGCTCGCCGAAGGACCCTTCCGTTCGCGGTGTGCGGGTAGTAGTCGCAGATACTGGTTACGGCATGACCAGTGCGGTACAGCGCCGCATCTTTGAACCGTTTTTTACCACCAAAGAGGCGACGGGGACGGGATTGGGCCTGTGGGTGAGCGCGGAGATCGTCCAGAAGCATGGGGGATGGGTTCGCGTTCGCAGCCGGACTAGTCAGGATAGTGTCAAGTCCGGGACGGTGTTCGTGGTATTCCTGCCGTTGCAGGATCAAACCGCACCCACGAGCGGGGAAGAAGAGGCGACGGTTTCGGTCAGTTGA